A single genomic interval of Acidimicrobiales bacterium harbors:
- a CDS encoding NADH-quinone oxidoreductase subunit M → IPLLIERATDAIDHDTQLLIFGALFIGFAIKVPMFPFHTWLPDAHTEAPTVGSVILAAVLLKLGTYGFIRVAVPILPEAAQSWAPWIGALAVVGIIYGALGCLAQTDMKRLIAFSSVAHMGFVMLGISTLTDFGFNAAIFGMVAHGLITGMLFFLAGSVKDRYHTLDMGRLGGLLVSAPRLGWILGFCAMASLGLPGLAGFWGEFPAILSAYSPHEALSEELFRVYMVVAAIGTVFAAGYLLWMLQKTAFGTPREEFVHEHISDVHVPEWLAWAPMLALIVALGVYPNLLFGVTDDAVMRALGI, encoded by the coding sequence CGATCCCGCTCCTGATCGAGCGGGCCACGGACGCCATCGACCACGACACCCAGCTGCTCATCTTCGGGGCGCTGTTCATCGGGTTCGCCATCAAGGTGCCGATGTTCCCGTTCCACACCTGGTTGCCCGACGCCCACACCGAGGCGCCCACGGTGGGCTCGGTGATCCTGGCCGCCGTCCTCCTGAAGCTCGGCACCTACGGGTTCATCCGGGTGGCCGTGCCGATCCTGCCCGAGGCGGCCCAGTCGTGGGCGCCGTGGATCGGGGCGCTGGCGGTGGTCGGCATCATCTACGGCGCGCTCGGCTGCCTGGCCCAGACCGACATGAAGCGGCTGATCGCCTTCTCGTCGGTGGCCCACATGGGGTTCGTGATGCTCGGCATCTCGACCCTCACCGACTTCGGCTTCAACGCCGCCATCTTCGGCATGGTCGCCCACGGCCTGATCACCGGGATGCTGTTCTTCCTGGCCGGCTCGGTGAAGGACCGCTACCACACCCTCGACATGGGGCGGCTCGGCGGCCTGCTCGTGTCGGCGCCCCGGCTCGGCTGGATCCTCGGGTTCTGCGCGATGGCCTCGCTCGGCCTGCCCGGCCTGGCCGGGTTCTGGGGCGAGTTCCCGGCCATCCTGTCGGCCTACTCGCCCCACGAGGCCCTCTCCGAGGAGCTGTTCAGGGTCTACATGGTCGTCGCCGCCATCGGCACCGTGTTCGCCGCCGGCTACCTGCTGTGGATGCTCCAGAAGACGGCGTTCGGCACGCCCAGGGAGGAGTTCGTCCACGAGCACATCTCCGACGTGCACGTGCCCGAGTGGCTGGCCTGGGCGCCGATGCTGGCGCTCATCGTCGCCCTCGGCGTCTACCCGAACCTGCTGTTCGGGGTGACCGACGACGCCGTGATGCGAGCCCTCGGGATCTAG
- a CDS encoding NADH-quinone oxidoreductase subunit N → MHVLAQAAFDAPNLDYHALAPEIVLTVALVVLLLVDLVAPDESRWTASTVGAFGLLAPLLPILTLAVDGTDRSLFGGAYVVDDFALVMKGLLLVAGYVTVLMSTNDIGEGDYAQGEYYFLLLSSVLGMVVMASSRDLVSIFVALELLSIPAYLLAGWRKRDLRGNEAGLKYYLMGVFASAIMLYGMSLVYGVSGTTVLAGIRDAVSVGDSQPVVTVGIMFVLIGFLFKVSAVPFHTWAPDTYEGAPTPITAFLSVASKAAGFVALLQLVLVGFLGREDVYRPLFWVLCAVTMTVGNLIALRQTNVVRLLAYSSVAQGGFILLPFVAVQASDAATENALTAIVTYLVIYAAMNLGAFAVVIAVARKTRSGTIASYGGLFEYAPGLAVVMGVFLFSLAGIPPLGGWMAKFVVFRALLTDADGWAVALAVIAAVNSVIGLFYYASVAREMFFRPVPDEDRTPVRVPVALAAAVALTAAATLLFGVLPGIATRLGDLGDLVALGG, encoded by the coding sequence GTGCACGTCCTCGCCCAGGCCGCCTTCGACGCGCCGAACCTCGACTACCACGCGCTCGCGCCCGAGATCGTCCTCACCGTGGCGCTGGTCGTCCTCCTGCTCGTCGACCTCGTCGCCCCGGACGAGAGCCGGTGGACGGCGTCGACGGTCGGCGCCTTCGGGCTCCTCGCCCCGCTGCTGCCGATCCTGACCCTGGCCGTCGACGGGACGGACCGGTCGCTGTTCGGCGGCGCCTACGTGGTCGACGACTTCGCGCTGGTGATGAAGGGCCTGCTGCTGGTGGCGGGCTACGTCACCGTCCTCATGTCGACCAACGACATCGGCGAGGGCGACTACGCCCAGGGCGAGTACTACTTCCTGCTGCTGTCGTCGGTCCTCGGCATGGTGGTGATGGCCTCGTCGAGGGACCTGGTGTCGATCTTCGTCGCCCTCGAGCTGCTGTCGATCCCCGCCTACCTGCTCGCCGGCTGGCGCAAGCGCGACCTGAGGGGCAACGAGGCCGGGCTGAAGTACTACCTGATGGGCGTGTTCGCCTCGGCGATCATGCTCTACGGGATGTCGCTGGTGTACGGCGTGAGCGGCACGACCGTCCTCGCCGGCATCCGCGACGCGGTGAGCGTCGGCGACAGCCAGCCGGTCGTCACCGTCGGGATCATGTTCGTGCTGATCGGGTTCCTGTTCAAGGTGTCGGCCGTGCCCTTCCACACCTGGGCGCCGGACACGTACGAGGGCGCCCCCACCCCGATCACCGCCTTCCTGTCGGTGGCGTCGAAGGCGGCCGGGTTCGTCGCCCTCCTCCAGCTCGTGCTGGTCGGCTTCCTCGGGCGGGAGGACGTGTACCGCCCGCTGTTCTGGGTGCTGTGCGCGGTGACGATGACGGTCGGCAACCTGATCGCCCTGCGCCAGACCAACGTGGTGCGGCTGCTGGCCTACTCGTCGGTGGCCCAGGGCGGGTTCATCCTGCTCCCGTTCGTCGCCGTGCAGGCGAGCGACGCGGCCACCGAGAACGCGCTCACGGCCATCGTCACCTACCTCGTGATCTACGCGGCGATGAACCTCGGCGCGTTCGCCGTCGTCATCGCCGTCGCCCGCAAGACCCGGTCGGGCACGATCGCCTCCTACGGCGGGCTGTTCGAGTACGCCCCCGGCCTCGCCGTGGTGATGGGCGTGTTCCTGTTCTCCCTGGCCGGCATCCCCCCGCTCGGCGGCTGGATGGCCAAGTTCGTGGTGTTCAGGGCCCTGCTCACCGACGCCGACGGCTGGGCCGTCGCCCTGGCCGTGATCGCCGCCGTCAACTCGGTGATCGGGCTCTTCTACTACGCGTCCGTGGCGAGGGAGATGTTCTTCCGGCCCGTGCCCGACGAGGACCGCACGCCCGTGCGGGTCCCCGTCGCGCTGGCCGCGGCCGTGGCCCTGACGGCGGCGGCCACCCTGCTGTTCGGCGTGCTGCCCGGGATCGCCACCCGCCTCGGCGACCTCGGCGACCTCGTCGCCCTCGGGGGCTGA
- a CDS encoding SAM-dependent methyltransferase: MEAALYDPELGFYASGGAAGRRGDFLTAPEVGPLFGALVARALDRWWADAGRPDPWLVVEAGAGRGTLARTVLAAAPACAGALRYVLVERSAALRAEHARHLPWSAPREVELDSAGGGPVVTSLGELPAGLDGPVAVLANELLDNLPFDVVERRDGRWCEVRVGAGAGGLEEVPVEAPPDVAARADALVPEATDGTRIPLQQAAAAWLAAALAVAPSVRVVVVDYTVPTTAELAGRGFAGWLRTYRGHERGGPPLADLGTQDLTCDVAEDQLARVRAPVARATQAEALAALGIDELVEEGRRVWAERAAVGDLAALRARSRAREAEALLDPAGLGAFTVLEWQT; encoded by the coding sequence GTGGAGGCCGCCCTCTACGACCCCGAGCTCGGCTTCTACGCGAGCGGCGGCGCGGCCGGCCGGCGGGGCGACTTCCTGACCGCCCCGGAGGTGGGCCCGCTGTTCGGGGCGCTCGTCGCCAGGGCGCTCGACCGGTGGTGGGCCGACGCCGGCCGGCCCGACCCGTGGCTGGTGGTGGAGGCCGGCGCCGGGCGGGGGACCCTGGCCCGGACGGTCCTCGCCGCCGCCCCGGCGTGCGCCGGCGCCCTCCGCTACGTGCTGGTCGAGCGGTCGGCCGCCCTGCGGGCCGAGCACGCCCGGCACCTGCCCTGGTCGGCGCCGCGGGAGGTCGAGCTCGACAGCGCGGGCGGCGGGCCGGTGGTCACCAGCCTGGGCGAGCTGCCGGCCGGGCTCGACGGCCCGGTCGCGGTGCTGGCCAACGAGCTGCTCGACAACCTGCCCTTCGACGTGGTCGAGCGCCGCGACGGCCGGTGGTGCGAGGTCCGCGTCGGCGCCGGGGCCGGCGGCCTCGAGGAGGTGCCGGTCGAGGCCCCGCCCGACGTGGCGGCGAGGGCGGACGCGCTCGTGCCCGAGGCCACCGACGGCACCCGCATCCCGCTCCAGCAGGCGGCCGCCGCCTGGCTGGCCGCCGCCCTGGCCGTCGCCCCCTCGGTGCGGGTCGTGGTCGTCGACTACACGGTGCCGACGACGGCCGAGCTGGCCGGGCGGGGCTTCGCCGGGTGGCTGCGCACCTACCGGGGCCACGAGCGGGGCGGGCCGCCCCTCGCCGACCTCGGCACCCAGGACCTCACCTGCGACGTGGCCGAGGACCAGCTGGCCAGGGTCCGCGCTCCGGTGGCGAGGGCCACCCAGGCCGAGGCCCTCGCCGCCCTCGGCATCGACGAGCTGGTCGAGGAGGGTCGCCGGGTGTGGGCCGAGCGGGCCGCCGTCGGCGACCTCGCCGCGCTCCGGGCGAGGAGCCGGGCGAGGGAGGCCGAGGCCCTCCTCGACCCGGCCGGCCTCGGGGCCTTCACCGTGCTGGAGTGGCAGACGTAG